Proteins from one Streptomyces genisteinicus genomic window:
- a CDS encoding rod shape-determining protein, with amino-acid sequence MTVSLEQLRRCHVAVDLGAARTRVFVKGAGLVVDEPSVAAVNTRTGALIAVGALAEKMTGRTPDYIRVARPVSGGTVVDIEMAQRMLRHLLGEKLRRQLRRKPRLRAAASTPHDSDPLAQRATVETLVGLGARRVELVDTLIAAAVGCGLPVEQPTATMIMVCGAATTQIAVLSLGSIVTAERIPVGGNAIDYAVIQHLRHQHELLLPSQSVRPLQLALRGNGLTAQGPAVTEIHGRDVATGLARSVRVDTAAVRDAIHTPLTSVLDGIGKVLRVCPPDLVADLVDRGIMMVGGSALLPGLDQMLRDATGMPVQIAERPDTCAVLGLGAMLEGRIRPMVLDPLADAIPEAQAGVRTEFLKLGDGDRASVTAGAGPVRDDAADDGF; translated from the coding sequence ATGACCGTCAGCCTTGAGCAGCTCCGGCGCTGCCATGTCGCCGTCGACCTGGGAGCCGCTCGGACCCGTGTCTTCGTGAAGGGCGCCGGGCTCGTCGTCGACGAGCCGAGCGTCGCCGCCGTGAACACCCGCACCGGCGCCCTGATCGCCGTCGGAGCGCTCGCCGAGAAGATGACCGGCCGCACCCCGGACTACATCCGCGTCGCCCGCCCCGTCTCCGGCGGCACCGTCGTGGACATCGAGATGGCCCAGCGGATGCTCCGCCACCTGCTCGGCGAGAAGCTCCGCCGCCAGCTGCGCCGCAAGCCCCGCCTCAGGGCCGCCGCCAGCACCCCCCACGACAGCGACCCGCTCGCGCAGCGGGCGACGGTGGAGACCCTGGTGGGGCTGGGCGCCCGGCGCGTGGAGCTGGTGGACACGCTGATCGCAGCGGCCGTCGGCTGCGGTCTCCCGGTGGAGCAGCCCACGGCCACCATGATCATGGTGTGCGGAGCGGCGACGACGCAGATCGCGGTGCTCTCGCTCGGCTCGATCGTGACCGCCGAACGCATCCCGGTCGGCGGCAACGCCATCGACTACGCCGTCATCCAGCACCTGCGCCACCAGCACGAGCTGCTGCTGCCCAGCCAGTCCGTCCGCCCCCTCCAGCTCGCGCTGCGGGGCAACGGCCTCACCGCACAGGGACCGGCGGTCACCGAGATCCACGGCCGGGACGTCGCCACCGGCCTCGCCCGGTCGGTACGGGTCGACACGGCCGCCGTGCGGGACGCGATCCACACACCGCTGACCTCCGTGCTCGACGGCATCGGCAAGGTGCTGCGGGTGTGCCCGCCGGACCTGGTGGCCGATCTGGTGGACCGCGGCATCATGATGGTCGGCGGCAGCGCCCTGCTGCCGGGCCTGGACCAGATGCTCAGGGACGCCACCGGGATGCCCGTGCAGATCGCCGAGCGGCCGGACACCTGCGCCGTCCTCGGGCTGGGCGCGATGCTGGAGGGACGGATCAGGCCGATGGTGCTGGACCCGCTGGCGGACGCGATCCCCGAGGCGCAGGCCGGCGTGCGCACCGAGTTCCTGAAGCTCGGCGACGGCGACCGCGCGAGCGTGACCGCGGGCGCCGGCCCGGTGCGCGACGACGCCGCCGACGACGGATTCTGA